Proteins encoded together in one Deinococcus aquaticus window:
- a CDS encoding MarR family transcriptional regulator, producing MGLSVSSALAAPNPTAAEILRHVYHGSGVTRAELTRTLEVRAGIVAAALDAFKDAGLIHFDDLRYYPSLNDDTDAAARREYARLSGARTCRTCGCTDQWACEGGCEWIEEDLCSACDPSVVSLINRVSCVSADNGTSSVWIDLTDDGYVRMTVRIGEQGKRIILAADEATAVATNLLMYARAAEQDGALL from the coding sequence ATGGGCCTCTCCGTGAGTAGCGCCCTGGCCGCTCCGAACCCCACGGCTGCCGAGATCCTGCGCCACGTGTACCACGGCAGTGGCGTGACGCGCGCCGAACTGACACGCACTCTGGAGGTACGTGCAGGCATCGTGGCGGCCGCGCTGGACGCCTTCAAGGACGCCGGGTTGATCCACTTCGATGATCTGCGGTACTACCCCAGCCTGAACGATGACACCGATGCCGCCGCCCGCCGTGAATACGCCCGCCTCAGTGGAGCCCGCACCTGCCGTACCTGCGGCTGCACCGACCAGTGGGCCTGTGAAGGCGGCTGTGAATGGATCGAAGAGGACCTGTGCAGCGCCTGCGACCCCAGCGTCGTCAGCCTGATCAACCGTGTCAGCTGCGTCAGCGCAGATAACGGCACCAGCAGCGTCTGGATCGACCTGACTGACGACGGCTACGTCCGCATGACAGTCCGGATTGGTGAGCAGGGCAAGCGGATCATCCTCGCGGCTGACGAGGCCACGGCCGTCGCCACGAACCTCCTGATGTACGCCCGCGCCGCCGAGCAGGACGGAGCACTCCTGTGA
- a CDS encoding recombinase family protein gives MQIGYARVSKQHEQDTAAQLRALKDGGAERVFTEHASGGRWDRPELHKMLDQLREGDVVIVWKLDRLSRSLKDLLHLMELLGDRGVGFRSLTEAIDTTTPAGRMMMQMVGAFAEFERAMIRERTRAGLEQARLEGRVGGRKRKLLPHQEQDIRESVGSGRRTAAQCARLFGVHPSTITRLLRR, from the coding sequence ATGCAGATTGGCTATGCCCGCGTCAGCAAGCAACACGAACAGGACACCGCCGCGCAACTGCGGGCGCTGAAGGACGGTGGGGCTGAGCGCGTGTTCACCGAACACGCTTCGGGGGGCCGCTGGGACCGGCCCGAACTCCACAAGATGCTCGACCAGCTCAGAGAAGGGGATGTGGTCATCGTCTGGAAGCTGGACCGACTCAGCCGCAGCCTCAAGGACCTGCTTCACCTGATGGAGCTGCTGGGAGATCGGGGCGTAGGCTTTCGCAGCTTGACGGAGGCCATCGACACCACCACCCCGGCGGGCCGAATGATGATGCAGATGGTGGGGGCCTTCGCGGAGTTCGAGCGGGCCATGATCCGGGAACGAACCCGCGCGGGCCTGGAACAGGCCCGGCTGGAAGGGCGTGTTGGAGGCCGCAAACGCAAGCTCTTGCCCCATCAGGAACAGGACATCCGCGAGTCGGTGGGGTCCGGGCGGCGGACAGCGGCGCAGTGTGCCCGCCTATTCGGGGTCCATCCCAGCACCATCACCCGACTGCTCCGGCGTTAG
- a CDS encoding Tn3 family transposase yields the protein MKHDWSPEELAGQFTLTHPERAFLGFKGEAASLSLAALLKTFQLQGEFLDHPQGVPGVVVDFLAQQLAVSPACWAEVDWSTRTARRYRDEVAHFCGFRAFRGLDETALIAHLMPLIADLNSDSETLKQQGREFLRGERLVPPTAERLGRCLRAAVNRQEARWLQGIQARLKPQSCQSLDALISTDAAADDLQPLLVIRSTLAALKDTAGRVKVDTVLEELAKLDELRALGLTSEVFTGVPPRVVGQYRRRAASEPPRELRRHPAPLRHVLLAALCWQRQTEVTDDLVELLIRVAHHIGTHAESKVEAELLRQLRRVRGKSALLFKLAKAARAQPEGAVREVIYPVVPEPVLDDLIREMEAEGNYDRQVRLVTRNSYGHHYRRAISLLLDALTFRCNNDRHRPIMRALELLAKYRDRRTLTFPLNEDVPLGGVVKDDWQALVLDDVEGRKVNRVTYEMCVLTTLRDKIRCKEVWVEGAGRFRNPDEDLPGDFEQKRAEYYSALAQPGEAQTFTRQLRTHMETALDALNTDLPTNARVKLVTSKKGKGRLSISPLAALPEPQNITRLAAALVQRWPMTNLLDVLKETELRTGFTTAFHSVAAREVLSREVVQRRLLLCLHGIGTNAGLKRMCSGGGEDSFADLQYIRRRYVHKEHLRAAISRVCNAIFQARDATLWGEATTACASDSKKFGAWDQNLMTEWHARYGGPGVMVYWHVEQHSVCIYSQLKSCSSSEVAAMIEGVLRHDTEMAVDKNYVDTHGQSEVGFAFCQLLGFQLLPRLKNIKHQKLYRPNKGEPEKYVHLQAILTRPIQWELIEQQYDEMIKLATALRLGTADAESILRRFTRQNVQHPTYRALAELGKAVKTAFLCDYLRQESLRREIHEGLQVIESWNSANDFILYGKGGEFTSNRIEEQEIQMLGLHLLQVSLVYVNTLMMQQVLSEPEWQGQLTGADLRALTPLKWQHINPYGTFTLNMHERLPLRV from the coding sequence GTGAAACACGACTGGTCCCCCGAAGAGCTGGCTGGGCAGTTCACCCTGACCCATCCAGAACGGGCGTTCCTGGGCTTCAAGGGCGAGGCGGCCTCGCTAAGTCTGGCTGCGCTGCTCAAGACCTTTCAGCTCCAGGGCGAGTTTCTGGACCATCCCCAAGGGGTGCCCGGTGTGGTCGTCGATTTCCTGGCCCAGCAGCTTGCGGTCTCCCCGGCATGCTGGGCGGAGGTGGACTGGTCCACCCGAACCGCTCGGCGTTACCGCGATGAGGTGGCACACTTCTGTGGCTTCCGGGCCTTTCGGGGGCTGGATGAAACCGCGTTGATCGCCCATCTCATGCCTCTGATCGCCGATCTCAATTCAGACTCGGAAACCTTGAAACAGCAGGGACGAGAGTTTTTGCGGGGAGAGCGCCTCGTTCCGCCCACGGCGGAACGCCTGGGACGTTGCCTGCGCGCTGCCGTGAACAGGCAGGAAGCCCGCTGGTTGCAAGGCATTCAGGCTCGCCTCAAGCCCCAGTCCTGTCAGTCCTTGGACGCTTTGATCAGCACTGACGCGGCGGCAGATGACCTGCAACCCCTTCTGGTCATCCGCTCCACGCTGGCCGCGCTCAAGGACACCGCCGGGCGGGTCAAGGTGGACACCGTCCTCGAAGAACTCGCCAAGCTCGACGAATTGCGCGCCCTGGGGCTGACTTCCGAGGTTTTCACTGGCGTTCCGCCCAGAGTCGTCGGGCAGTACCGTCGCCGGGCGGCCAGCGAACCGCCCCGCGAATTGCGACGCCATCCCGCCCCCTTGCGCCATGTCCTGCTGGCCGCGCTGTGCTGGCAACGCCAGACCGAAGTCACCGATGACCTGGTGGAACTGCTCATCCGGGTGGCCCACCACATCGGCACCCACGCCGAGAGCAAGGTGGAGGCGGAGTTGCTGCGGCAACTCCGGCGGGTCAGGGGCAAGAGTGCGCTGCTGTTCAAGCTGGCGAAGGCCGCCCGCGCTCAGCCGGAAGGAGCAGTACGGGAAGTGATCTATCCGGTGGTGCCGGAGCCGGTTCTCGATGACCTGATCCGCGAGATGGAGGCCGAGGGCAACTATGACCGCCAGGTGCGCCTGGTTACGCGCAATTCCTACGGCCACCATTATCGCCGGGCCATCTCGTTGCTGCTGGACGCCCTGACCTTCCGCTGCAATAACGACCGCCACCGGCCCATCATGCGGGCGCTGGAGCTGCTGGCGAAATACCGGGACCGCCGGACCTTGACCTTTCCCCTGAACGAGGACGTGCCGCTGGGTGGTGTCGTCAAGGACGACTGGCAGGCCCTGGTCCTCGATGACGTCGAGGGGCGCAAGGTCAACCGCGTCACCTACGAGATGTGCGTCCTGACCACGCTGCGTGACAAGATCCGCTGCAAGGAGGTCTGGGTCGAGGGAGCCGGGCGTTTCCGCAATCCCGATGAGGACCTTCCCGGCGACTTCGAGCAGAAACGGGCCGAGTACTACTCGGCCCTGGCCCAACCGGGTGAAGCTCAGACGTTTACCCGTCAGCTTCGCACCCACATGGAAACCGCGCTGGACGCACTGAACACCGATCTTCCCACCAACGCCAGAGTCAAGCTGGTCACGTCGAAGAAGGGGAAGGGGCGGCTGTCAATCTCGCCGCTGGCCGCCCTCCCCGAACCGCAGAACATCACCCGGCTGGCCGCGGCGCTGGTACAGCGCTGGCCGATGACCAACCTGCTGGATGTCCTGAAAGAAACGGAACTGCGGACCGGGTTCACCACCGCCTTCCATTCGGTGGCAGCCCGTGAGGTGCTGAGCCGTGAGGTGGTGCAGCGCCGATTGCTGCTGTGTCTGCACGGCATCGGCACCAACGCGGGCCTGAAGCGGATGTGCAGTGGGGGCGGGGAGGACAGCTTCGCTGACCTCCAGTACATCCGTCGTCGCTACGTCCACAAGGAACACCTCCGGGCAGCGATCAGCCGCGTGTGCAACGCCATCTTTCAGGCTAGGGACGCCACGCTGTGGGGCGAGGCCACCACCGCCTGCGCCTCGGACAGCAAGAAGTTCGGGGCCTGGGACCAGAACCTGATGACCGAGTGGCACGCCCGCTACGGCGGTCCCGGCGTGATGGTGTACTGGCACGTCGAGCAGCATTCGGTGTGCATTTACAGCCAGCTCAAAAGCTGTTCCAGCAGCGAGGTGGCCGCCATGATCGAGGGCGTGCTTCGGCACGACACCGAGATGGCGGTGGACAAGAATTACGTAGACACCCACGGCCAGAGCGAGGTGGGCTTCGCATTCTGTCAGCTACTCGGCTTTCAGCTTCTGCCGCGTCTGAAGAACATCAAGCACCAGAAGCTGTACCGCCCCAATAAGGGCGAGCCAGAAAAATACGTCCACCTGCAAGCGATCCTGACCCGCCCGATCCAGTGGGAGCTGATCGAGCAGCAATACGATGAGATGATCAAGCTCGCCACCGCCCTGCGGCTGGGGACGGCGGACGCCGAGAGCATCCTGCGGCGCTTTACCCGCCAGAACGTGCAGCACCCGACGTACCGGGCGCTGGCTGAGTTGGGGAAAGCGGTGAAAACCGCTTTCCTGTGCGACTATCTGCGCCAAGAGAGCCTGCGCCGCGAGATCCACGAGGGCTTGCAGGTGATCGAGTCGTGGAACAGCGCCAACGACTTCATCCTGTACGGCAAGGGTGG
- a CDS encoding DMP19 family protein, whose translation MIPALESELTRLLTAARNFDFNAWVDTLRQRDRHLIVLHTLIASVGNGGFAQWVNFGYRDHQEAVLRVALSRFAEHCPAQRATVTEILALIDQTHRFAPPSFHLLSDEQADDLATLDDRFYALTDDFRTALGEYLLRWQ comes from the coding sequence ATGATTCCTGCCCTCGAATCCGAACTGACCCGCCTGCTCACCGCCGCCCGCAACTTCGACTTCAACGCCTGGGTCGACACCCTGCGCCAGCGCGACCGCCACCTGATCGTGCTGCACACCCTGATCGCCTCGGTCGGGAACGGCGGCTTCGCCCAGTGGGTGAACTTCGGGTACCGCGACCACCAGGAGGCGGTGCTGCGCGTGGCCCTGTCCCGCTTCGCCGAGCACTGCCCCGCCCAGCGCGCCACCGTGACCGAGATCCTCGCGCTGATCGATCAGACCCACCGCTTCGCCCCGCCGTCGTTCCACCTGCTGTCCGACGAGCAGGCCGATGATCTGGCCACGCTCGACGACCGGTTCTATGCCCTCACCGACGACTTCCGCACGGCGCTGGGCGAGTACCTGCTGCGCTGGCAGTGA
- a CDS encoding ParB/RepB/Spo0J family partition protein, with translation MTAPAEATRTDPQNPAPSNGWMHPNNSPLAHWFDGTRVLCGRSIPAGTKVVNTDPHADVKKCLKCSAAVAKLHPAAPANATPRPSTDPAELTTQLQPRHYVRATVNGQEIVAGVLMVTDDIVVVMQPNGRHAQVSRADCTPTTLPPRTALTPRDLILNPSNSGEWMVTAVDTETGTFECAWTQEPAITRTLDQSDVHVIQRDTLAGMFADLGVTSTEPAAQAPAVTWAVGMPVEFTYGFPNPDTRATGVIKKIFESGHRLYNKDCQIRYGKAFYYRDFSDLTPADAQAEAEPEQQDAPLPTEDQPGDAVRFQVPAFEPTPLGLQQVPWNKILPSPLNPRKAFDAASLKELAISIHAEGLQQNLVVRPHPDRHGFYEVAAGERRYRAIGLLVTGFEREGHQWVEVPDTYPVNVLVQRLTDLELLQVATAENVQRRRMTPLEEADAFAAMIDRGATVPELHARFGLGQRTIARRVEISRHLIPDLRALYDAGKLTLGQVEILAQATPGLQEDLLRRQLKYTQSTTPEQLKLLIHDAVFPTSRAQFPRTWYAGTVTAADLFGDMPERFDDFDLAMSLQVKHAVAQAQEDVKNGAVFADVTEGPETQLWRYVKAAQGDSGVVYAVNTRTGELARHTGYLISPSYPAPQYRFEAPRRAAIHETPDQSAEPAPERPAAAQAPAASQATSAVSGTPRYTPYGLTSHVATQLSAVPTAGLAALIYACTYDGQGYLETEASRTAAQELVRLTGGLMEIERGHHLKVGVQYGLHHVLPALLAAPEQVLLDVWQGLAASMIEIALDADSAGHLVQSGQAGWTLTETYLAGCNTLALHEIWDDAGLGDRANTTDEYLRAMLLDEAPKLAERHFLPRPLRPEDAEGAAHA, from the coding sequence GTGACCGCACCCGCAGAAGCGACCCGCACCGACCCGCAGAACCCCGCCCCCAGCAACGGCTGGATGCACCCCAACAACAGCCCCCTCGCCCACTGGTTTGACGGCACGCGCGTCCTGTGCGGCCGCAGCATCCCCGCTGGCACCAAGGTGGTCAACACCGACCCGCACGCCGACGTGAAGAAGTGCCTGAAGTGCAGCGCCGCCGTCGCCAAGCTGCACCCTGCCGCGCCCGCCAATGCCACCCCCCGGCCCAGCACCGACCCTGCCGAGCTGACCACCCAGCTCCAACCCCGCCACTACGTCCGCGCCACCGTAAACGGCCAGGAGATCGTCGCCGGTGTCCTGATGGTCACCGACGACATCGTCGTCGTGATGCAGCCCAACGGCCGGCACGCGCAGGTGTCGCGTGCCGATTGCACCCCCACCACGCTGCCGCCGCGCACAGCTCTTACGCCTCGTGATCTGATCCTGAACCCGAGCAACTCCGGCGAGTGGATGGTCACTGCCGTAGACACGGAGACAGGGACGTTTGAGTGCGCTTGGACACAAGAGCCAGCGATCACCAGAACGCTCGATCAGAGCGATGTGCACGTAATCCAGCGCGACACACTCGCCGGCATGTTCGCGGACCTCGGCGTCACCTCCACCGAACCCGCCGCGCAGGCCCCCGCTGTCACTTGGGCGGTCGGCATGCCCGTGGAATTCACGTACGGCTTCCCCAACCCTGACACCCGCGCCACCGGCGTCATCAAGAAGATCTTCGAGAGCGGCCATCGCCTCTACAACAAGGACTGCCAGATCAGGTACGGCAAGGCCTTCTACTACCGCGATTTCAGCGACCTCACCCCCGCCGACGCCCAGGCGGAAGCTGAACCGGAGCAGCAGGACGCCCCCCTCCCCACAGAGGACCAGCCCGGCGACGCCGTCCGCTTCCAGGTGCCGGCGTTCGAACCCACGCCCCTGGGCCTGCAGCAGGTCCCGTGGAACAAGATCCTGCCCAGCCCCCTCAACCCCCGCAAGGCCTTCGACGCGGCCTCCCTGAAAGAACTCGCCATCAGCATCCACGCCGAGGGCCTCCAGCAGAACCTGGTCGTCCGCCCCCACCCTGACCGCCACGGCTTCTACGAGGTCGCCGCCGGCGAGCGCCGCTACCGCGCCATCGGCCTGCTCGTCACCGGCTTCGAACGCGAAGGGCACCAGTGGGTCGAGGTGCCGGACACGTACCCCGTCAACGTCCTGGTCCAGCGACTCACGGACCTGGAACTCCTGCAGGTCGCCACGGCGGAGAACGTCCAGCGCCGCCGCATGACGCCCCTCGAGGAGGCCGACGCGTTCGCCGCCATGATCGACCGGGGCGCCACCGTCCCGGAACTCCACGCCCGTTTCGGCTTGGGCCAGCGCACCATCGCCCGCCGCGTCGAGATCAGCCGCCACCTCATCCCTGACCTGCGCGCCCTGTACGACGCCGGGAAGCTCACCCTCGGGCAGGTCGAGATCCTCGCGCAGGCCACGCCTGGCCTGCAGGAAGACCTGCTGCGCCGCCAGCTGAAGTACACGCAGAGCACCACGCCCGAGCAACTCAAACTCCTGATCCACGACGCGGTGTTCCCCACCAGTCGCGCGCAGTTCCCCCGCACCTGGTACGCGGGTACGGTCACGGCCGCCGACTTGTTCGGGGACATGCCCGAACGCTTCGACGACTTCGATCTGGCGATGAGTCTTCAGGTGAAGCACGCCGTGGCGCAGGCGCAGGAGGACGTGAAGAACGGCGCGGTGTTCGCGGACGTCACTGAAGGTCCGGAGACCCAGCTGTGGCGGTACGTGAAGGCCGCCCAGGGCGACTCGGGCGTCGTGTACGCCGTCAACACCCGCACCGGCGAACTGGCCCGCCACACCGGGTACCTGATCAGCCCGTCCTACCCCGCCCCGCAGTACCGCTTCGAAGCGCCCCGCCGGGCCGCGATCCACGAGACGCCCGACCAGTCCGCCGAACCTGCACCGGAACGGCCCGCAGCGGCTCAGGCTCCGGCGGCATCCCAGGCCACCTCGGCGGTGTCAGGGACGCCCAGGTACACCCCGTACGGCCTGACCTCACACGTTGCCACGCAGCTCAGCGCTGTGCCCACCGCAGGCCTTGCCGCATTGATCTACGCGTGCACCTACGACGGGCAGGGATACCTGGAAACGGAGGCCAGTCGCACGGCCGCCCAGGAACTGGTGCGACTGACCGGCGGCCTGATGGAGATCGAACGCGGTCATCACCTGAAGGTCGGCGTTCAGTACGGACTTCATCACGTCCTGCCCGCCCTGCTGGCCGCGCCGGAGCAGGTGCTGCTCGACGTGTGGCAGGGACTGGCCGCCAGCATGATCGAGATCGCGCTGGACGCCGACAGCGCCGGCCACCTCGTCCAGTCCGGGCAGGCCGGGTGGACGCTGACCGAGACGTACCTCGCGGGCTGCAACACCCTCGCCCTGCACGAGATCTGGGACGACGCGGGGCTGGGCGACCGGGCGAACACCACCGACGAGTACTTACGGGCCATGCTGCTCGACGAGGCCCCGAAACTGGCCGAGCGCCACTTCCTGCCCCGGCCGCTGCGCCCCGAAGACGCCGAGGGGGCGGCGCATGCCTGA
- a CDS encoding ParA family protein, whose product MSRGPILIGMASLKGGVGKTTSAVHIAGRFAEQGRKVLLADGDRIRTATTWAARGHLPFTVGSERSLARAAEYDVVIIDSRGGPETVELVELAQACHQLVLPVQADIPSIDGAQQTVNVLREHGVRDEQFVVMLTRVKKQRVGEGREAISSLSMPLLTGKIRQSDAFIDAANEGVLVRDVRGNKLAKSCWQDYIDVTRELEARIGARA is encoded by the coding sequence GTGAGTCGCGGTCCCATCCTCATCGGCATGGCCAGCCTGAAAGGTGGCGTCGGCAAGACCACCAGCGCCGTGCATATCGCTGGGCGCTTCGCCGAGCAGGGCCGGAAGGTCCTCCTGGCGGACGGCGACCGCATCCGCACCGCGACCACCTGGGCGGCCCGCGGGCACCTGCCGTTCACGGTCGGCAGTGAACGCAGCCTCGCGCGCGCCGCCGAGTACGACGTCGTGATCATCGACAGTCGCGGCGGACCCGAGACCGTGGAACTGGTGGAACTCGCGCAGGCCTGCCATCAGCTGGTGCTGCCGGTGCAGGCGGACATTCCCAGCATCGACGGAGCGCAGCAGACCGTGAACGTCCTGCGGGAGCATGGCGTGCGGGACGAGCAGTTCGTGGTGATGCTGACCCGCGTGAAGAAACAACGGGTGGGCGAGGGGCGCGAGGCGATCAGCAGCCTGAGCATGCCGCTGCTGACCGGGAAGATCCGGCAGAGTGACGCGTTCATCGACGCGGCGAACGAGGGGGTACTGGTGCGGGACGTGCGGGGCAACAAACTGGCCAAGAGCTGCTGGCAGGACTACATCGACGTGACCCGCGAACTCGAAGCGCGGATCGGGGCGCGGGCATGA